GATTTCGATGCCAAGGTGACTATCCGCATGTACGCCCCCCACTTTAATGGAGGTGCAGACAAGTTTCAGGCCGATACCTATTACGGAAATTACAAGTGGACAACTTCCGGACTGAACTTGAAACTGGGTCACTGGAAGACGGATACGGAAGGTGCCGGTAATTTCGGTGGCTACCTGGACCAGAATCTTTCTAAGCGGGGCTTTCTAGTTCGAGATTACGCCCACGACGCCTTTGAGCTGGGCTGGAAAATGGCCGGCAACCAGCTGAACGTGATGGTGGGTACCGATGACGGTAATTTCAACAAGGGTTACCTCCGCGTAAACGACGACCTGAAATTGGGAGAAGCCCTGAAACTCGGTCTGGGTTATCGCGCCAATGTTCTTGACCCGATGCAATATAGCGCAGTCCTGACCCATGTGGTGGATTTTCGGGCCCGTTACCAGGTATCCAAGCAACTGGCGGTATACGCCGAAGCGGCTGCTATCATGACCGGCAAAGACGACAAAGTGAATGCGGCCTCCATTGAAGCGGGTGCTGCAGTAAAGCCTCTCTACAGTCAGGATACCCAGTACTTCCCGGTGTACGGCGGCGTGGAATTTCCTACCGGCGGCATTCTCGACAAGGCCTTTGCCGAAGTGGAATACGTCGCTAACCGTGACGAACTGAACGCCGATGCCGATGAATTGGGTTGGGCCGTAGGTCTCGTGAAAAAGATCGGTTCCCACGGTAAAATCCAGGCGACAGTCTATAGCGAAAACAAAATGTCCGATGTAGGCTTTAGCGCCCGCCTCACGACCTCCATCAAGTAATACCATGAAATTCAAACTATCCAGTCCATTCAAGGAACGGGCCGCGTCCACCATCTTCCTGGTCTCTGCGCTAGCAAGCATCCTGTTTGTTGCCCTAATCTGCGTGTTCCTTTTTGCAAACGGTGTCCCCGCCATTCTAAAGATAGGCTTTACGGACTTTTTGTTCGGAACGGAATGGGCCCCCACGGACGAGCCTGCGATCTACGGGATTTTTCCCATGATTCTCGGCAGCCTCTACGTGACACTGGGGGCCCTAGCCATCGGTGTCTCGGTGGGGCTCCTGTCGGCCATATTCCTGGCTCGGTTCTGCTCCGAAAGGCTCCACAGGGTGTTGAAACCCGCCGTGGAACTCCTGGCCGGCATTCCCTCGGTGATCTACGGCTTCTTTGGCTTGGTGATCATCGTCCCCTTTGTGCGGCAGCACCTTGGCGGGAGCGGTTTCAGCATCTTTACGGCGTCGATTCTGCTGGGAATCATGATTTTGCCTACCGTCATTTCCGTTTCCGAAGCCGCCCTGCGGGCGGTCCCCAACAGCTACTACGAAGGTTCCCTGGCTCTCGGGGCCACCCACGAAAGGAGTGTATTCTTCACGGTTCTTCCGGCGGCCACTTCGGGAATCGTGGCGGGTATCATCTTGGGTTTTGGCCGGGCTATTGGCGAAACCATGGCAGTGATTCTTGTGGCTGGAAACCAGGCCCGAATGCCCGACGGTATTTTCGAGGGAGTCAGGACCTTGACCGCCAACATTGTGTTGGAAATGGGCTATGCCACGGACCTGCACCGCGAAGCCCTCATTGCCACCGGTGTGGTGCTATTCTCCTTTATCCTTACTATCAACCTGCTGTTTTCCATTCTCAAGAAGAGGGTTGTCAAATGATCGGATACTATAAGCATGCGCCCTTTTCGCTGTTTCTGAGAATCCTCGTGTCCTTGGCCATCGCCATTACGGTATGCACCCTGGGGTTCCTGATCCTCTATATATTGGTGAAGGGTATCCCATTCCTGAAACCCTCCCTGTTTTCTCTCACTTACACCTCGGAGAATGTCTCTTTCCTGCCCTCCATCCTGAATACGGTTATCATCGTGTTTGGTTCTCTCCTGGTGGCAGGCCCTTTAGGAATCTGTGCTGCCATCTATACGGTGGAATACGCCCGCCGCGGAAATAAGATCGTGGGACTGGTGCGGATCACTACCGAAACCCTTTCCGGAATTCCCTCCATTATCTACGGTCTTTTCGGAATGCTGTTCTTCGTGACCTTCCTGCACCTGGGATATTCCTTGGTTTCCGGTATCTTGACCATTTCCATCATGATTTTGCCCCTGGTCATGCGCACCACTGAAGAGGCCCTGCGTTCTGTTCCAGATAGTTATCGCGAAGGTTCCTACGGCCTCGGGGCAGGTAAGCTCCGTACGGTTTTGTCGGTAATATTACCGTCAGCCGTTCCGGGAATCCTTGCAGGTGTAATCCTAGCGGTGGGCCGTGTGGTGGGAGAGACTGCCGCCCTTGTCTATACGGCAGGTACGGTGGCGGATTTTCCCAAGGGAATATTCTCTTCGGGCAGGACTCTGTCTGTTCACATGTACGAACTTTCTCGAGAAGGTTTCCATACCGGCGAGGCCTACGCCACTTCGGTTATCCTCATTCTGGTAATCCTTCTTATCAACTGGATTTCTAACAAATTTGCAAAGAAAATCGGAAAAACCTAATGACACCTAACGAAAAAATTTCTATTCAAGGAATGGATCTGTATTACGGCAATTTCCATGCGTTGAAAAACGTGAACCTTAACATTATGCCCAACGAAATCTTGGCCTTTATTGGGCCTTCCGGCTGCGGTAAAAGCACCTTACTCAAGTCCTTGAACCGCATGAACGACCTGGTGGAAGGCTGCAAGATTACGGGCCACATCCTCTTGGATGGTCAGGATGTATACGGGGAAATGAATCCCAATATTCTCCGCAAGAGGGTGGGCATGGTGTTCCAGAAACCCAATCCCTTTCCCATGAGCATCTACGACAACATCGCCTACGGTCCTAGGACCCACGGTATCCGTAACAAGGCGGAGCTGGATGAAATCGTGGAAACGTCCCTGCAGAAATCCGGCGTGTGGGAAGAACTGAAGGACCGCTTGAAAAAGAATGCTCTCGGCCTTTCCGGCGGTCAACAGCAGAGGCTCTGCATTGCCCGTGCCCTGGCAGTTTCGCCGGAAGTGCTCCTGATGGACGAACCTACCAGCGCCCTGGACCCCATTTCCACCTCCATTATCGAGGACCTAGTTTTGGAACTCAAGAAGAACTATACCATCGTCATGGTGACCCATAACATGCAGCAGGCCACCCGCGTTTCCGACAGGACCGCCTTTTTCCTCTTAGGGGAAGTCATCGAAGTCAACAAGACTGAAACCCTGTTCTCGCTGCCCAAGGACAAGCGCACCGAGGACTACATTACCGGGAGATTTGGATAATGAGAAACCGTTTTGATTCGCAACTGGAAGCCCTGAACAGGGGTATTATAGAAATGGGCGCCCTGGTGGAAGATTCCCTGAAGGCCTCCATAGACGCCTTGCTGGCCTTTGACCGTGAAACCGCCAAGAAGATTGTGGTGGGCGACAAGGAAATCGACCAGAAGATGAAGGAAATTGAGACTCTTTGCCTGCGGCTTTTGCTGAGCCAGCAGCCTGTAGCCCGGGACTTGCGCCTGATTTCGGCCTCCCTGAAAATGGTGGGGGACCTGGAACGCATCGGCGACCAGGCTGCAGATATTGCTGAAATTGTAGCGGGGTGTACAGACCAGGACGGGGCTCCCCTGAAACTGGCCGCTATTCCGCCCATGGGAATCGATGTGCTCAAGATGCTGGCGCAAAGTATCGACGCCTTTGTCCGCAAGGACTTGAAGTTGGCTCAGATTGTTATCGACAGTGACGACGACGTAGATTTTCTATTCCGCTCTGCCAAGCGGGAACTAGTGAAAAACATCAGAAATACGGAAAGCGATGCCGAGTGCATTATCAATTCCATCATGATCGCCAAATACCTAGAACGCATCGGCGACCACGCCTTGAATGTGGCTCGGTGGGCCATTTTTGCAGAAACCGGTACTCATCATGGAGCCAATCTCTTGAACGGGGCCGACGATTTCGATGAAAAGTAACTAGAAATATTATAAAACTGACTTTACCAGGGCCTGTTTATGGGTAGCCGTAGTTTCAATATCGGAACCCTGCGGCTGCTCTGCGGCCTGGTGGACATGGATTCCGTAGATGACATGTGCGACGAAATCCGCATGATGATGGTGAACTGGGGGCCCGTTTCTATTATCGGTTCTGGTGGATACATCAACAAGCTTTACCGGCTGGTGCCCAAGAAGGTGTGGCTGGACAATCGCCTTTCCCTGGTCCAGCTGGAACGGCTTTAAGAAAATATAAATTACCCGAAGAACTATACCGTCGTCATGGTGACCCATAATATGCAACAGGCCACCCGCGTTTTCGATAGGACCGCCTTTGACCCGACAGAGCCATAAGTGGAA
This is a stretch of genomic DNA from Fibrobacter sp. UWB13. It encodes these proteins:
- the phoU gene encoding phosphate signaling complex protein PhoU; this encodes MRNRFDSQLEALNRGIIEMGALVEDSLKASIDALLAFDRETAKKIVVGDKEIDQKMKEIETLCLRLLLSQQPVARDLRLISASLKMVGDLERIGDQAADIAEIVAGCTDQDGAPLKLAAIPPMGIDVLKMLAQSIDAFVRKDLKLAQIVIDSDDDVDFLFRSAKRELVKNIRNTESDAECIINSIMIAKYLERIGDHALNVARWAIFAETGTHHGANLLNGADDFDEK
- the pstA gene encoding phosphate ABC transporter permease PstA, which encodes MIGYYKHAPFSLFLRILVSLAIAITVCTLGFLILYILVKGIPFLKPSLFSLTYTSENVSFLPSILNTVIIVFGSLLVAGPLGICAAIYTVEYARRGNKIVGLVRITTETLSGIPSIIYGLFGMLFFVTFLHLGYSLVSGILTISIMILPLVMRTTEEALRSVPDSYREGSYGLGAGKLRTVLSVILPSAVPGILAGVILAVGRVVGETAALVYTAGTVADFPKGIFSSGRTLSVHMYELSREGFHTGEAYATSVILILVILLINWISNKFAKKIGKT
- the pstB gene encoding phosphate ABC transporter ATP-binding protein PstB, which codes for MTPNEKISIQGMDLYYGNFHALKNVNLNIMPNEILAFIGPSGCGKSTLLKSLNRMNDLVEGCKITGHILLDGQDVYGEMNPNILRKRVGMVFQKPNPFPMSIYDNIAYGPRTHGIRNKAELDEIVETSLQKSGVWEELKDRLKKNALGLSGGQQQRLCIARALAVSPEVLLMDEPTSALDPISTSIIEDLVLELKKNYTIVMVTHNMQQATRVSDRTAFFLLGEVIEVNKTETLFSLPKDKRTEDYITGRFG
- the pstC gene encoding phosphate ABC transporter permease subunit PstC, translating into MKFKLSSPFKERAASTIFLVSALASILFVALICVFLFANGVPAILKIGFTDFLFGTEWAPTDEPAIYGIFPMILGSLYVTLGALAIGVSVGLLSAIFLARFCSERLHRVLKPAVELLAGIPSVIYGFFGLVIIVPFVRQHLGGSGFSIFTASILLGIMILPTVISVSEAALRAVPNSYYEGSLALGATHERSVFFTVLPAATSGIVAGIILGFGRAIGETMAVILVAGNQARMPDGIFEGVRTLTANIVLEMGYATDLHREALIATGVVLFSFILTINLLFSILKKRVVK